In Rutidosis leptorrhynchoides isolate AG116_Rl617_1_P2 chromosome 2, CSIRO_AGI_Rlap_v1, whole genome shotgun sequence, one genomic interval encodes:
- the LOC139893299 gene encoding TMV resistance protein N-like gives MTSSSSSFVQRSFRYDVFISFRGEDTRKTFVDHLYSALKDKGILTYKDDKEIRQGRKISDELINSIENSKLYIIVLSKNYASSSWCLDELVKIMECQKAKDQIAYPVFYDVEPTEVRKKIGAVGEAFAKHINSEAAGKWVGALKEAADLAGLELKTTANGHEAEFIKQIVEKISLELLPICSSANENLVGMKSRVEDVVSSLEIGIDDVRVIGIKGMGGGGKTTLARAVFDQISHTFEAQSFVANVREVSKASGLKSVQKQILSDVTKDKDITVNDVYDGKNKMKRLMPSRRVLVVLDDVDHINQLEDLAIEPNSFKQGSRIIVTTRDEDVLKVRGVKITILDVNLLSEKEAVSLFSRYAFGSEIPNQGYEKLSEQVVRYADGLPLTIKVLGSFLGGKDNLEWIDVLERLKRIPLRETLEQLEISYIGLEDDYKEIFLDVVCFLKGWEKDDAIKALESQGYNARIGLRVLEQKSLITISYDNCLNMHDHIEEMGKNLVRRLHPDEPWRHSRLWIEEEIKDILENDQGMEATRGIQLRSMKIEPEILMSGLQNMKKLRFLCFIYPYSSKIGKCGPYLPNSLQYLEWYQFPFECLLSRTFTADNLVILEMSGSSIVRLWEEGERKVLKKLRFLNLKGSNLVTFDFEFIPNLETLNLSGCKNLVEFNIPNGFPKLKFLNLKRSTLRILNLGPIPDLETLIVKECYDLVELHIPFQCPKLKSIILESKKMRILDLGLISYLKTLSLEGCDLAELHMPKECPNLEYLNLGFSKLRNLTLGRIPNLESLNLGSCCHLLELHMTHRYPKLKSIILCECSKLNKLDLRPIPDLETLSLEGCDLVELDMPDECPNLKYLNLSLSNLRKLTLGQTPYLKSLNLSSCCDLVELHMPYRYPKLTLEGGNIAEAPKDLDQLQCLEELIISAKEIKNLPDSLCMLKQLKSLRVESCWLIEKLPEDLGLLECLEELIVTDCVYLRGIPNSICKMEHLKYLHLSHCFLVEKLPEEIGLLESLKELNIQGSGINRLPVSIFRLKGLRIVGNIWRLQSNGYKSVMQTAYFGTYWYI, from the exons ATGACATCTTCTTCAAGTTCATTTGTTCAAAGGAGTTTTAGGTATGATGTGTTTATAAGCTTTAGAGGTGAAGATACTCGTAAGACCTTTGTAGATCATCTTTATTCAGCTCTTAAGGACAAAGGAATTCTGACCTACAAGGATGATAAGGAGATCAGGCAGGGCAGAAAGATAAGTGATGAGCTTATCAATTCGATAGAAAACTCGAAATTATACATAATTGTTTTGTCAAAGAATTATGCGTCTTCATCGTGGTGTTTGGATGAGCTTGTCAAGATTATGGAGTGTCAGAAGGCAAAAGACCAGATCGCTTACCCCGTCTTCTATGACGTGGAACCCACCGAAGTCCGCAAAAAAATTGGCGCAGTTGGAGAAGCATTTGCCAAACATATAAATTCAGAAGCTGCTGGGAAATGGGTAGGCGCTCTGAAAGAAGCAGCTGATCTTGCTGGATTGGAGTTAAAGACGACTGCTAATGG GCACGAGGCTGAGTTTATCAAACAAATTGTTGAAAAGATTTCACTAGAGTTACTTCCCATTTGTTCAAGTGCAAACGAAAATTTAGTAGGCATGAAGTCCAGGGTTGAAGATGTTGTATCAAGTTTAGAAATAGGTATTGATGATGTCCGTGTGATAGGGATCAAAGGGATGGGAGGTGGTGGGAAGACAACTTTGGCcagagctgtttttgatcaaatatcTCATACTTTTGAAGCTCAAAGCTTTGTTGCAAATGTAAGGGAAGTTTCAAAAGCTTCTGGTTTGAAATCTGTGCAGAAACAGATCCTTTCGGATGTGACAAAAGATAAAGACATAACCGTAAACGATGTTTATGACGGGAAAAATAAGATGAAAAGATTGATGCCTAGTAGAAGGGTTCTTGTTGTTCTAGATGATGTGGATCACATTAATCAGCTTGAGGATTTAGCAATTGAGCCTAATTCGTTTAAGCAGGGGAGTAGAATTATCGTTACAACAAGAGATGAGGATGTGCTCAAAGTACGCGGGGTGAAGATAACCATTCTTGATGTCAATCTGTTATCGGAAAAGGAAGCAGTTAGTCTTTTTAGTAGGTATGCATTTGGGAGTGAGATTCCAAATCAAGGTTATGAAAAGCTATCAGAACAAGTTGTACGTTATGCAGATGGTCTTCCCCTAACGATCAAGGTTTTGGGTTCATTTCTTGGTGGTAAAGATAACCTTGAGTGGATAGATGTGTTGGAAAGGCTAAAAAGAATTCCATTGAGGGAAACTCTTGAGCAACTGGAAATAAGCTATATAGGTTTAGAAGATGACTACAAAGAAATATTCCTTGATGTTGTGTGCTTCCTTAAAGGTTGGGAGAAAGACGACGCGATTAAAGCACTTGAAAGTCAAGGGTATAATGCTAGAATTGGTTTAAGAGTTCTTGAGCAAAAATCACTCATAACTATTTCTTACGATAATTGTTTGAACATGCATGACCATATTGAAGAAATGGGCAAAAATTTAGTTCGTCGTTTACACCCTGATGAGCCTTGGAGACATAGTCGATTGTGGATTGAAGAAGAAATTAAAGATATATTGGAGAATGACCAG GGTATGGAAGCAACAAGAGGCATCCAACTTAGATCTATGAAAATTGAACCCGAAATTTTAATGAGCGGTCTTCAAAACATGAAGAAACTTAGATTTCTTTGCTTTATATATCCTTATAGTAGTAAAATTGGCAAATGTGGTCCATACTTGCCAAACAGTTTACAATATCTGGAGTGGTATCAGTTCCCCTTTGAATGCTTGTTATCCAGAACATTTACGGCAGATAATCTTGTTATACTGGAAATGTCTGGAAGCAGTATTGTACGACTTTGGGAAGAAGGAGAAAGAAAG GTTCTTAAGAAGCTCAGATTCCTTAACCTCAAAGGGTCAAATTtggtgacctttgacttcgagTTCATTCCGAACCTCGAGACATTAAATCTTTCAGGTTGTAAAAATTTAGTAGAGTTTAATATTCCCAATGGATTTCCAAAACTCAAGTTCCTCAACCTCAAACGCTCAACCTTGAGGATTCTTAACCTTGGGCCGATTCCAGATCTCGAGACGTTAATCGTTAAGGAATGTTATGATTTGGTAGAACTTCATATTCCTTTTCAATGCCCAAAACTCAAATCCATTATCCTTGAATCGAAAAAAATGAGGATCCTTGACCTCGGGCTGATTTCATATCTCAAGACATTGAGTCTTGAAGGATGTGATTTGGCAGAACTTCACATGCCCAAAGAATGTCCAAATCTGGAATATCTCAACCTTGGTTTTTCCAAATTGAGGAACCTTACCCTTGGGCGAATTCCGAATCTTGAGTCATTAAATCTTGGCAGTTGTTGTCATTTGTTAGAACTTCACATGACCCACAGATACCCTAAGCTCAAGTCCATTATCCTTTGTGAATGCTCAAAGTTGAATAAACTTGACCTCCGGCCGATTCCGGATCTCGAGACATTAAGTCTTGAAGGATGCGATTTGGTGGAACTTGACATGCCCGACGAATGTCCAAATCTAAAATATCTCAACCTCAGTCTTTCTAATTTGAGGAAGCTTACCCTAGGGCAGACTCCATATCTCAAGTCTTTAAATCTTAGTAGTTGTTGTGATTTAGTAGAACTTCACATGCCCTACAGATACCCTAAGCTTACTTTAGAAGGTGGTAATATTGCAGAGGCCCCCAAAGATCTTGACCAGTTACAATGCTTAGAAGAGTTGATTATTTCTGCTAAAGAGATTAAGAATCTTCCAGATAGCCTTTGTATGTTAAAACAACTGAAATCTCTTCGTGTAGAATCGTGTTGGCTTATCGAGAAGCTACCTGAGGATCTTGGCCTATTAGAATGTTTAGAGGAGCTAATCGTAACAGATTGTGTATATCTACGTGGTATTCCAAACAGTATCTGTAAGATGGAACATTTAAAATATCTCCATCTCTCCCATTGTTTTTTAGTTGAGAAACTTCCTGAGGAAATAGGGTTATTAGAAAGTTTGAAAGAGTTGAACATACAAGGTAGTGGCATAAATCGTCTTCCTGTGAGCATCTTTCGGTTAAAAGGTCTGCGTATTGTTGGGAATATATGGCGGCTTCAGTCTAATGGTTATAAATCTGTGATGCAAACCGCTTATTTTGGAACTTACTGGTACATATAG